A window of Flammeovirga kamogawensis genomic DNA:
ATTTTCAGGATGTCCTGAAAGTTTAAGTGCTGGAATTGCCATAGGTTCATGGTATAACCACTCATCGAAAGTACTTAATTGAAGGTGTCCATTTAAATACAACCAATAATCATTTTTCCATTGCGTAACTACAATTCTTTGATATGAAGTTTGCTCTTGAAATACTACTTTATCTTTGTATAATTTTTGTTCGCCAAAATTAATTACATCCTGTGCGAATACCATTCCTACGCCAATTATAACAAATAACCCAACGCTGCTAATCTTTAATTTATTTACCCATTTTGTATCTATAATATCATCTAACCTCCAAAGAAGAAGAATTGCTACAGAAAGGTTTACAAATCCTAAAACAAAAGGAGTGTAGGTTAAACCAAGAAAAGGAAGTCCTACAAATGCAAAGAATAAACCACCAACTAAACTACCAAAGTAATCTTTCTCCATAACAGAGGAGATATTTACTTTGAGAGACTCAAAAGAATCATTCAATCTCGTTGCTAAAGGAATTTCAAGTCCAATTAGAAAGCCAATACAGATACTTGTAAAATAAATAAGTACCCCGTCAATTGGTAATGGAAATACATAAAGTGATTTGTCGAAACTTACATAAGCTGAAATGCCATATGCAATAATTGAGCTGAATGAAACTAAGAAAGAAAGAATAAACTCAACAACGATAAATTTTTCGATTAAATTCTTGTCAAGGTATTTACTAAATCGACTTCCTAACCCCATAGCAAAAAGCATGAAGGATAAAGTAAGTGTCCATTGTAAAACTGAATTACCTAAAAAATAAGTGGCTAATGTAGATAAAACATATTCTGCTACGATACCAGATAGGCCAGTAGCAAATAAAGCCAATTTTAAAGTGTTTGACTTTGATAAAAATGAAGCCATTGTTTGTTAAAAAAGAAAACCCTCGAGTGTAACGAGGGTTTATATTAGTATAATTTTTTTATTTAGATTATTTCCCTCCGCTAGAAGATGATCTAGATCTACTTGAAGAACCACTCCCATATCGAGATGTAGAGCTTTTGTATCCTGAAGCTCTAGATCCAGCAGCAGTTCTGGCAGGAGAACGACTAACGCTATTTCCAACAGTATTTCTAAAGCTAGAGCTAGTACTCATTCGTCTAGAAAATGAAGGATTTGATTTTTGAGCACCAGAAGAATATGAACCATATCTTGGAGATCCAGAACTTCCTCCGTAATAATTTCTTCCAGAAGAATGATATCCTCTATAATTCATGTAACTTGATCTATATACAGGACCATAATAACCCATTCCAAAGATACTACGCATCATAGCGTATCTACCATAAAATTCCCAGAAACTTGTTCCAGTAGATGGGTTCGTTTTCCATTCTCCATACTGAGAATTTCCTACATATCCAGAATAACCAGGAGGAGAAACTTGTTTACTAAGTTTTCCGTCAACTTTTGAAGCAACTTCCATCCCAATATCACCAGAATGTAAATTAAAGAATGTTTCAGATACTTCGTACCATTCAGTTTCTTTAGTTTGCGGAATACTATCAGCTCCCATTGTAATCACTTTAAACTTTTGTCTGTAATGATCCGATGAAAATAAATGTTCTTCAGCATCCATGTCTTGTAGTATAATAGTGAAATTATTCACATTAGACATACTTACAATTAGCTGATCAACAGGATTTTTTTTGAATGTTTCCTGTGATGTACATGAAATCAAAAACAGGAAAGAAATAAATGCGAGAATTTTTCTCATTTTTAATAGTTGTTTGATTTACTTAGAAATTAATGCGTTACAATTGTAAACGAAATTTAATACTAAGTGGTTGGCAGTATATTACTAAAAGCATCTGGTTCTTCTACGATACCAAGTGATGCTTCAAATTCTTCATCATCAAATTGTTCTAAAGAAAGTACATATTTTTCTGAGTCATCATAATACTCCCATACCATATATGGAGCACTTTCTTTATTTTCTATATTTCTCCAATACCCTACAGATTTTATATCACGATAATATACTTTCCCGTCAAATACAATCTTTTTTGGAGGTTTGCCTTTCGTTTCAAGAGCATCATCTACTTCATCAGGAAGTTTACCCCATTTAACTTTTCTAGATATTGTTCCTGTAAGAAAATCACTGTCTTCAATGCTTAGAAAAACAGCATCATTAGCACTTTCTAATTTAAATTCATAAGAGAAGTCATTGTCTCCCCAGTCGTATTCAAATTCTTCAGTTACTTCCCAACTTTGTAAGTCGTAATCTAGTACATATCCTTTTCTAATATCTCTAATTGTAATATTTGTAGGATCGTAATGTTTCTCTTCTTTTTTCTTCTTTTTGAAAAATCCGAATGGCATAATTTTATATTTATATTGATACGACAATATACAATAAATTGTCCTTTTCTGATAAGATTTATAAAGTAAAGCTGTAAATAGAATGTGTAATCTAAAGCAATGAAATTTGGTTTAGAAAATTACTTGAGGAAGTAAAATAAGAAAGTGTACTATTAATCACGTTCTAGAATTGAGAATTGTTTTCCTTCTTTTGCTAGTTCAGTCGTAGGGAATTCTTCTCTAGCTTCTTCTAGTAAAGTATTGAGGTCTCCATATCTTGCGGAGAAATGACCAATAAGTAACTCTCCAACTTTGGCTTCTTTAGCAACAGTTCCAGCTTGTTTTGCAGTAGTATGAAATGTTGTATTAGCTCTCTCCAAATGTCTATGCATAAAAGTAGATTCATGATATAAAACATCTACACCATAAACTTTAGAAATTACACTTTTACTATATTTTGTATCAGAACAAAACGCATAAGACCTAGATTTTCTAGGTGGAAGTGTTACGTTTTTATAGAAAATCTTTTCTCCTTGAAAATCAATATCTTCACCTCTTTTTAAAGCTCTAAAAGCTTCAAAAGGTAATCCAGAAGGAAGTTTTTCTGGAATTATTCTATGTTGTTTTTGTTTCTCTCTAAAAAGAAAACCAGTACAAGGTACACGGTGTGTAAGAGGGATTGTTTCTACAGTAATTTTTTCATTTTCATAAATTACTTCTGGAAACATAGTAGGATTATCGTACAAGAACACTTTAAAACTAAGGTCAGTTTTTGTGTGTTTAAAACTTGCAAGAAGTACTTCATCTAAACCTCTAGGTCCATGAATATATAGTGGATCTGTTCTACGTTGCATATTCATCGTAGATAATAATCCAGGGAGACCAAAAAAGTGGTCGCCATGCAAATGACTGATAAAGATATGCTCAATTTTATGTAAACTGATGCCTAAATTTATCAATTGATGTTGCGTAGCTTCACCACAATCAATTAAAAATTGTTGATTTCCTATACGTACATGTTGTGATGTCATGTGCCTACCTTTTACAGGAACGGCGGCACTAGAACCTAATATGGTGATTTCGAATGACAACGGTTTGATTGTTAGTAGTACCTATAATCACTAGAAAAGCTCGAATCCTAAAGATTAGGAATCGAGCTTTTATTTATATCTTATAAGAAAAAGACTTAGTTTTCGTCTTCACCTTCAATATCTTTTTCAATTTCATGTAAGAATACAGAATCGATAGCTTCTTGCACTGTTGGCAATAAGTTCAATACCGTTTCTAATTTAGAAATTTTGATTAGCTTCATCACGTGCTCATTCAAGCCAGCAAGAACTAATCTACCGTTTACTTCACCAGCTAAACGATTAGCAACTAAAATAGAGCTAAGTCCTGATGAATCTACGTATTTTACACTTGATAAATCAATAATTAAATTCTCAGTACCAGATTGGAACATTGTGACAATCTCGGCTTTTAACTGAGGTGCCTTTAAAGAGTCTAATTTTTCTTCTTCAGGAATAAGTACGGTATATTTCTCGCTTTTATTTACAGAAAATCTCATAATTTCTTTATATAGTCTATTTTAATACGATTGCAATATACACAGTTTTTTACAAGACAACATTAAATTATCCTAATTGTGTATTAATTGCTTTGAAAATTTCATCTTCTTGATTTACATAAGATGATTTTTCAAATATTTCGCCTGTTATGTTTTCGTAAAGTTCAATATATCTATCAGAAACAGAATTTACAAACTCATCAGACATTATTGGTTGTTCTTGACCATCTTTTCCTTGAAAATCATTTTCAATTAACCACTGACGAACAAATTCTTTAGAAAGTTGTTTTTGTGGTTCATCTTTGTCTTGACGTTCTTGGTACCCTTCAGCATAAAAATAGCGTGAAGAATCTGGAGTGTGAACTTCATCAATTAGATAGATTTTGCCATCTACTTTGCCAAATTCATATTTTGTATCAACAAGAATAAGACCTCTTTCTTTGGCAAATTCAGTCCCTTTGTTAAATAATGCTCTAGTGTAATTCTCTAACTGAACATAGTCTTCTTCAGAAACAACTCCTTGAGCAAGAATTTCTTCCCTAGAAATATCTTCATCATGCCCTTCCATTGCTTTTGTAGTAGGGGTAATGATTGGTTCAGGAAGTTTATCGTTTTCTTTTAAACCTCCAGGAAGAGCTACACCACAAAGAATTCTTTTCCCTTCTCTATACTCTCTCCATGCATGTCCAGCTAAATATCCTCTAATAACCATTTCAACAGCAAAAGCTTCACAGTTTTTACCAATATGAACATTTGAGTGAGGAGTAGATTCTAACCAGTTAGGAACAATGTCTGCAGTCATTTTTAGAAATTTTTCTGCAATTTGATTCAGCACTTGTCCTTTGTAAGGTATTGCTCTTTTTAGAACAACATCGAATGCTGAAATTCGGTCGGTGGCAACGATAGCAATCTTCTTATCGAAGAAATACACATCTCTGACTTTGCCGTGGTAAACTCCAGTGGCATTTTCGAATTCTAATTTAGTGCTTTTTATTGCGTCCATGACTTAAAAAATATGATGTATTATTTTCCAGTTAGAATAATTTTAATGGTGCAAACATACAAGGTCTAGTTGATTTATTACAATTTTTATAAAATGATTTTTAAGGTGATTCTCACTTTTTGCGTAATTTAAATTAGACATGAACCCAAGTTTGAATTAGCTAAAAACAGTTTTGTGATTATTTCCTTAAATTTTTGAAGTATTCTTTGATAAAAAGAGATAAATATCCTTTATTTATCACTTAAACAATTGATTAGAATTTAGATATACCCTTCAGATATTGAAATAATCTAATCCAGCTAATTTTGAATTTACTACACTACCTATTTTTGACTTATGTTAGATTTAAATGAAAGAGTTGACTTAACAAGAGCAACTGGATGCTACTCAGGTAAATTATTTAGAGTAGAAGATGATGTTAAATACGAAATGGATTGTCAAACATCTATCACAATGGACGAGGCAAACGAATTGAGATTGGAAATAATTATGGATGGCTGTCAAAGCGGAGAAACAATGCCATTGGTTACAGATGAATTGTCTGAAGACCTTTTTACTCTACGTTGTAATGAATCTGAAGAATCTTTAAAAGGAGAGGTCGATTTATTGAATAAAATGTTAAGCTTTAAAGTAGAAAGTCCTAGAAGCGGCGAAACTGAATTTGTAGGCTGCCTCTAGAACTGTTTATAATATCTTATATTACCCTATTAATTCTTTAGCGCTTTGATAAGCACCCTCACTAGGATTTGAACCTCCAATCATTTGTGCAATTTCTGTAACTCGTTCAGAATGATCTAATGTTTTAATTTTACTCACTGTAGATGTACCTTCGTGATCTTTGTATACATAGTAATGTTTAGATCCTAAAGCAGCAATTTGAGGTAAATGACTAATTGTAAATACTTGATGATTATTACCCATTTCTTCCATGATATGACCTACTTTTATGGCTATTTCACCAGAAATACCTGTGTCAATTTCATCAAATATAATTGTAGGTAATGCTGTTTTACTCGCAAGAATATATTTAATAGCAAGCATTAATCTAGAAAATTCACCGCCTGAAGCCACATCTCTTAATGGAAGTGGGCTTCTCCCTTTATTTGCTGTAAATAGAATTTCAACTTCGTCCATACCTGAAGCTGTTGGGTCTGTTTCTCTTTGGTCAATAACAAGGTGACCATTTGGCATTCCCAAATCTGAAAGTGTGGCGTTTAGTTGTTCAGCAAGCGGAGTAATAACTTTCTGTCTGGCTTTAGAAAGAATTTCGGAAATTTCTAACATTGCTTCGTATGCTGCTTTCTTTTCCGTTTCAGCTTCAAGTAAAGCTTCATCAAAACTTTCTACTTTTTCTACTTTTTCACGAATGGAATCTCTTTTTTCAATTAATTCCTGAAGGTCATTAACTCTATGTTTTTGTTGTAAACCATAAAGTTGATCTAAAGTTTCTTTGATCATGAAAATACGTTCTTGATCAAAAAATAAATTATCTTCCTCTGATTCTATTTCAGAAATGATATCACGAAGTTCTATATGGCAACTGTCTAAGCGTTCTCTAATATCAGACAATGATTTAGAATAATCAGCTAAATTATTTACATCTGTAATTGCTGAATAGATAGTGGAATCAGTTGAGTAATCTGACCTGCTAAGTGCATCTAACACTGTATTTAGAGCAACCTTGATATTTTCGGCATTTTCGAGCTTTTCGAGCTCTTTTTCTAATTCATCTTGATCAATATCATCTAAATTAGCATCATCTAATTCTTTTAGTTGAAATTGATTGAATTCGAATTCTTCTTTTACTTGATGGTACTCATCAAGAAGTTGTTTATATGCTTGTGCTGTTTTTTTGTATTGTTTATAAGCTACAAATACATGTTCAACTTTTCCTTCTAATTTACCATAAGTATCTACTAAGTTAAGTTGATAAATATTTGATCCAAGTTGCATAGTGTCGTGTTGCGAATGAATATCCATTAAACGCTCACTAATTTTACGCATAACATCTAAACGTACAGGAGTGTCGTTAATGAATGCTCTAGATTTACCACGCGGAGTTATTTCTCTTCTTAATAAAGTTACGTTTTCGTAGTCTAGTTCTAAATCAATAAAGATTGATTCCATTTTATAAGAAGATATGTCGAAAGAGCCTTCAATGACACATTTTGCTTTTTGATCAAATAATGCTTTTGTGTCAGCTCTGCCACCTTTTAAAAGACCGAGAGCACCTAACATAATAGATTTACCTGCACCAGTTTCACCAGTAATAATGTTTAATCCTTTATCAGGATTTATCTCTGTATGTTCTATTAATGCGTAATTTTTGATCAAAAGGTTCTTTAACATGACTTTTTTAAGATATTTGATGAAAACGGAATGCTTTATTACGTTTGTAGCTTAAAAGTAAGTCAAAAGTAATAGATTTCGTTTATATTTTCAACTTGCATTGTTAAAAATAATAGAAAATGTTCAAAATATGAATAAAAAGATAGTTGTAGCATCAAGAAATCCTGTAAAAATTAACGCGGCATTATCAGGAATGAATAAAATATTACCAAATGTAAAATTCCAAGTACAAGGAGTAGATGTCTCCTCTGGAGTTGCAGACCAGCCAATGTCAACTAAAGAAACTTGGGAGGGAGCATTTAATAGAGCTACAAATGCTAGAAATTTGGAGGTGAATGCAGATTATTGGGTTGGAATGGAAGGTGGAATCGATACAGATGCTGATGGGAAAATGTTTGCTTTTGCCTGGATGTGTATTATTGATAAAGAAGACCGTTTAGGTAAAGCACAAACTGGTATTTTTTATCTACCTCCAAAAGTTCAAAAGCTTGTAGAAGGTGGTGTAGAGTTAGGGTATGCTAATGATAAGGTTTTTAATGAAGTTGGTTCAAAGCAAAAAGGAGGGGCGGTAGGTTCGTTAACTTTAGGTGCTTTAGGAAGAACAGAATACTATGAACAAGCAATGATATTGGCAATGGTTCAGATAGTAAATCCATTACTTTATCCTAACGAATAAAAGATATCTTTTTCTATAGAATGTTCTTGAAGTAGCCCGATAACAGTTAATTCATGAAGATTGCGTCGGGCTCTTCTTTCTGAAAAGTTAACCAACTTACAAAATTGTTTTAAAGTGATTTTTTCATTTTCTGCTAAAAACTCTAGAAGTGAAGTTTCTTGTTTTGTAAATCTCCGTTTCAATTTGGAGGTTGTATTTGGTTGCTCATTAGCTGCTAATTTTATTGATTTAGAAGACATTACTACACTTTTATCATTGTACCTGATATAACTTATCCATTTCCCTTCTTTTGAAAGTGCTTTATGTGGTTTTAAGGGACTATTTGGGATTTCTAAGAGTAGAACTATTCCCTCGTTAGTTTCAATAGTTAAAAATTCAATTGTTAAATAAGGAGATACATGATGTTTAAGAACTTGTTCTACTGCATATTTTTCCTCGAAAGGGTCTATACCTATAATTTCTTGCTGATCGTTAACCCCAACTAAAAGTATCCCACCCTTAGTGTTTGCAATAGAAGTGAGTGTTTTTGCAAATCTATCTGGTTTTGTTACTCTAAGCTTAAATTCTAACATCTTTGATTCACCATGTTTTATTAATTTTTTTAATTGATATTCATTCATGATTTAATACTAATTTTTTGAGAATATGACAATTGATATATTTTAATTTTAAGATAGAAAAAATTGATTTTTTATATTAGTTGTAAACCCATTTAAATTAAAAAATATTGTAATGAAAACACTATTATTAACTTTCTTCTTTTCAATTGTATCGGTTGCTGTTTTTGCTCAAGAGTATCCTTTTGGTTTTCAATTTGGACAGTCTTTAGAAGAATTTGAAGACGCATTATCTGCTTCAGGAAAGTATGAATTAGACGATGAACATCAAGGACAAAATGGAATCTATTTGTTTTACCCTGAATTGGACAAAGAAACACCCATTTGTGTTGTTGTTCATTTTGAAGATGGAAAAACTGTGCAGATGGGACTTAAGGTTGGGGCAATGCACGAGGAAGATATTAAATCATATCCAGGGCACCTAACGGTTTGGGCTGTTATAAATAATATAAAAAAACAATATCCTGATAACGTGCATCATCTAAATCATGGAGGAGTTGTATACACACTCGCTAGATCTGAAGAAATTGATGATATCATTTTAATGAATAAAATATAGAGGATTGTCAATGATTCTTTGTAAAGTATTGTCTCAAATATTTTCTATGTACATTTGCAACAATAGATTATAAAACTCCGAATACTTTGGCAGATCAAGATCAAATTTTTCCTATGACCGCTAAAACCTTTTTTGGTTTAGAAGAAG
This region includes:
- a CDS encoding DUF4178 domain-containing protein, whose translation is MPFGFFKKKKKEEKHYDPTNITIRDIRKGYVLDYDLQSWEVTEEFEYDWGDNDFSYEFKLESANDAVFLSIEDSDFLTGTISRKVKWGKLPDEVDDALETKGKPPKKIVFDGKVYYRDIKSVGYWRNIENKESAPYMVWEYYDDSEKYVLSLEQFDDEEFEASLGIVEEPDAFSNILPTT
- a CDS encoding ATP-binding protein, with the translated sequence MNEYQLKKLIKHGESKMLEFKLRVTKPDRFAKTLTSIANTKGGILLVGVNDQQEIIGIDPFEEKYAVEQVLKHHVSPYLTIEFLTIETNEGIVLLLEIPNSPLKPHKALSKEGKWISYIRYNDKSVVMSSKSIKLAANEQPNTTSKLKRRFTKQETSLLEFLAENEKITLKQFCKLVNFSERRARRNLHELTVIGLLQEHSIEKDIFYSLG
- a CDS encoding polyamine aminopropyltransferase — translated: MASFLSKSNTLKLALFATGLSGIVAEYVLSTLATYFLGNSVLQWTLTLSFMLFAMGLGSRFSKYLDKNLIEKFIVVEFILSFLVSFSSIIAYGISAYVSFDKSLYVFPLPIDGVLIYFTSICIGFLIGLEIPLATRLNDSFESLKVNISSVMEKDYFGSLVGGLFFAFVGLPFLGLTYTPFVLGFVNLSVAILLLWRLDDIIDTKWVNKLKISSVGLFVIIGVGMVFAQDVINFGEQKLYKDKVVFQEQTSYQRIVVTQWKNDYWLYLNGHLQLSTFDEWLYHEPMAIPALKLSGHPENILILGGGDGCLAREALKFPSVKKITLVDLDPAITTLGKEDPIFRKLNKNALNNDKVTIINTDAFTFLEKTNDFFDVILMDFPDPKSIELGRLQSAETFRMSWHHLRPNGVIITQAGSPYYATKAFYCIEKTMQSAGFNTIPLRNQVLTLGEWGWIMGTKTMSPQQMKERIRTSNLDDIPTKWLNQEALNSITSFGKGLIEFDSSKIEINTVHNPVLPTYYGKGNWDLF
- the recN gene encoding DNA repair protein RecN; translation: MLKNLLIKNYALIEHTEINPDKGLNIITGETGAGKSIMLGALGLLKGGRADTKALFDQKAKCVIEGSFDISSYKMESIFIDLELDYENVTLLRREITPRGKSRAFINDTPVRLDVMRKISERLMDIHSQHDTMQLGSNIYQLNLVDTYGKLEGKVEHVFVAYKQYKKTAQAYKQLLDEYHQVKEEFEFNQFQLKELDDANLDDIDQDELEKELEKLENAENIKVALNTVLDALSRSDYSTDSTIYSAITDVNNLADYSKSLSDIRERLDSCHIELRDIISEIESEEDNLFFDQERIFMIKETLDQLYGLQQKHRVNDLQELIEKRDSIREKVEKVESFDEALLEAETEKKAAYEAMLEISEILSKARQKVITPLAEQLNATLSDLGMPNGHLVIDQRETDPTASGMDEVEILFTANKGRSPLPLRDVASGGEFSRLMLAIKYILASKTALPTIIFDEIDTGISGEIAIKVGHIMEEMGNNHQVFTISHLPQIAALGSKHYYVYKDHEGTSTVSKIKTLDHSERVTEIAQMIGGSNPSEGAYQSAKELIG
- a CDS encoding phosphoribosylaminoimidazolesuccinocarboxamide synthase → MDAIKSTKLEFENATGVYHGKVRDVYFFDKKIAIVATDRISAFDVVLKRAIPYKGQVLNQIAEKFLKMTADIVPNWLESTPHSNVHIGKNCEAFAVEMVIRGYLAGHAWREYREGKRILCGVALPGGLKENDKLPEPIITPTTKAMEGHDEDISREEILAQGVVSEEDYVQLENYTRALFNKGTEFAKERGLILVDTKYEFGKVDGKIYLIDEVHTPDSSRYFYAEGYQERQDKDEPQKQLSKEFVRQWLIENDFQGKDGQEQPIMSDEFVNSVSDRYIELYENITGEIFEKSSYVNQEDEIFKAINTQLG
- a CDS encoding ribonuclease Z, encoding MSFEITILGSSAAVPVKGRHMTSQHVRIGNQQFLIDCGEATQHQLINLGISLHKIEHIFISHLHGDHFFGLPGLLSTMNMQRRTDPLYIHGPRGLDEVLLASFKHTKTDLSFKVFLYDNPTMFPEVIYENEKITVETIPLTHRVPCTGFLFREKQKQHRIIPEKLPSGLPFEAFRALKRGEDIDFQGEKIFYKNVTLPPRKSRSYAFCSDTKYSKSVISKVYGVDVLYHESTFMHRHLERANTTFHTTAKQAGTVAKEAKVGELLIGHFSARYGDLNTLLEEAREEFPTTELAKEGKQFSILERD
- the yjjX gene encoding inosine/xanthosine triphosphatase — protein: MNKKIVVASRNPVKINAALSGMNKILPNVKFQVQGVDVSSGVADQPMSTKETWEGAFNRATNARNLEVNADYWVGMEGGIDTDADGKMFAFAWMCIIDKEDRLGKAQTGIFYLPPKVQKLVEGGVELGYANDKVFNEVGSKQKGGAVGSLTLGALGRTEYYEQAMILAMVQIVNPLLYPNE
- a CDS encoding STAS domain-containing protein — protein: MRFSVNKSEKYTVLIPEEEKLDSLKAPQLKAEIVTMFQSGTENLIIDLSSVKYVDSSGLSSILVANRLAGEVNGRLVLAGLNEHVMKLIKISKLETVLNLLPTVQEAIDSVFLHEIEKDIEGEDEN